The following proteins are encoded in a genomic region of Chryseobacterium culicis:
- a CDS encoding CDP-alcohol phosphatidyltransferase family protein → MTSKIPIILIFSRLIIGFVIISLSLIKVEFYQTIAVVLLSLGLLTDIFDGIIARHLNISTQKLRRLDSTVDQIFFISVGVAAYIQCPDFFKTNAYKIIILTGAEILIYLVSFLKFRKEVATHSIGAKIWTLFLFGTLIQVILQCQSVILFNLCFWVGLLTRAEIIAILLLLKTWTNDVPSVYHAILLRKGETIKKNKLFNS, encoded by the coding sequence ATGACATCAAAAATTCCGATTATTTTAATTTTCTCAAGGCTTATTATTGGGTTTGTTATTATTTCCTTAAGCCTTATTAAAGTAGAGTTTTATCAGACAATCGCTGTTGTTCTTTTATCTTTAGGATTATTAACCGATATTTTTGATGGAATTATTGCCAGACATCTTAATATTTCAACGCAAAAACTCAGACGTCTGGATTCTACTGTTGATCAGATTTTTTTCATCTCAGTAGGTGTTGCTGCTTATATACAATGCCCTGATTTTTTCAAAACCAATGCTTATAAAATCATAATTCTTACAGGTGCTGAAATTCTGATTTATCTGGTAAGTTTTTTGAAATTCAGAAAGGAAGTGGCTACACATTCCATTGGCGCCAAGATCTGGACTTTATTTCTTTTTGGAACACTGATTCAGGTTATTTTACAATGTCAGTCAGTGATTTTATTTAATCTTTGTTTCTGGGTTGGACTCCTTACTAGAGCAGAAATTATAGCGATTCTTTTACTGCTGAAAACATGGACCAATGATGTTCCTTCCGTTTATCATGCCATCCTGCTTAGAAAAGGGGAAACGATTAAGAAAAATAAATTGTTCAATAGTTAA
- a CDS encoding nuclear transport factor 2 family protein — MNNNIQETIQHFLQFLSGRKLTELTNLFSDTVDWYIPGDEQKAAWLGVRNNKQEVSDFFELLWKNTEPVSAKIDHIFNDDENVVITGEFETKMLETGNVVESLFCIQMRIQNDKIIRYRLLEDSLAVSKALDK, encoded by the coding sequence ATGAACAACAATATCCAAGAGACCATTCAGCACTTTCTTCAATTTCTTTCAGGAAGAAAACTGACAGAACTAACGAACCTATTTTCTGACACCGTAGACTGGTATATCCCTGGAGATGAGCAAAAAGCAGCGTGGCTGGGAGTAAGAAACAATAAACAGGAAGTATCTGATTTTTTTGAATTATTATGGAAGAATACGGAACCCGTTTCTGCTAAAATTGACCATATTTTCAATGATGATGAAAATGTTGTTATTACGGGAGAATTTGAAACAAAGATGCTGGAAACAGGTAATGTTGTAGAGTCTTTATTTTGTATTCAGATGCGCATTCAGAACGATAAAATTATACGCTATAGACTACTGGAAGATAGTTTGGCAGTTTCAAAGGCTTTGGATAAATAG
- a CDS encoding bifunctional transcriptional activator/DNA repair enzyme AdaA — protein sequence MELTEKIMYEASYMKDVSFEGIFWMGVKTTGIFCRPTCTARKPKFENVEFFSNTKDAMLKGYRPCKVCRPLENLNATPSYIKELLKEIADDPTLKFKDYDLVKRGLEPATIRRWFLKHHGITFHAFQRMSKLNTAFKKLQQGESVTEVAFDTGYESLSGFNESFKNIFGVSPKKNSMEKVIDLKRIETMLGTMIACADEFGICLLEFSDRKALPTELKSISEYCKANIIQGENPHFTMLEEELKEYFEGKRTQFTVPLSLVGTVFQKEVWNILREIPYGATRSYQEQADILGNPKSVRAVANANGLNKISILIPCHRVIGSNGQLTGYGGGIWRKQKLLELEKAILF from the coding sequence ATGGAACTCACAGAAAAAATAATGTACGAGGCATCTTATATGAAGGATGTTTCATTCGAGGGAATATTCTGGATGGGCGTAAAGACTACAGGGATATTCTGCAGACCCACCTGTACGGCAAGGAAACCTAAATTTGAAAACGTAGAGTTTTTTTCCAATACTAAAGATGCGATGTTAAAAGGCTATCGCCCGTGTAAAGTATGCAGACCTTTGGAAAACCTCAATGCAACTCCTTCATATATCAAGGAATTACTGAAAGAAATTGCTGATGATCCCACCTTGAAGTTTAAAGATTATGATCTCGTAAAAAGAGGGCTGGAACCCGCAACAATCCGGAGATGGTTTCTGAAACACCATGGAATAACTTTTCATGCCTTTCAGAGGATGTCGAAACTCAATACTGCTTTTAAAAAACTTCAGCAGGGAGAATCAGTTACAGAAGTTGCATTTGATACAGGATATGAAAGTCTGAGTGGTTTTAATGAGAGTTTTAAAAATATTTTTGGGGTTTCTCCTAAAAAGAATAGCATGGAAAAAGTGATTGACCTGAAGAGAATTGAAACCATGCTGGGAACGATGATAGCCTGTGCTGATGAATTTGGGATCTGCCTGCTGGAATTTTCAGATAGAAAAGCGCTTCCTACAGAACTTAAAAGTATCTCAGAATATTGTAAAGCGAATATTATCCAGGGGGAAAATCCCCATTTTACTATGCTGGAAGAAGAACTCAAAGAATATTTTGAAGGAAAAAGAACTCAATTTACGGTTCCTCTTTCTTTGGTAGGAACGGTTTTCCAGAAAGAAGTCTGGAATATTCTCAGAGAAATTCCTTACGGAGCAACAAGAAGTTATCAGGAACAGGCTGATATCCTTGGGAACCCTAAGTCCGTAAGAGCGGTGGCTAATGCAAACGGGTTAAATAAAATTTCAATTTTAATTCCCTGTCACCGTGTGATCGGAAGTAATGGGCAGTTAACCGGATATGGAGGAGGAATCTGGAGAAAACAAAAGCTATTGGAGCTTGAAAAGGCTATTTTGTTTTAG
- a CDS encoding TonB-dependent siderophore receptor yields the protein MKKTIISAALLAVTMLSAQETDTIKVAEIQSVSLQGTHNYRTKKSESIARLPLENLENPTVYNLVPKEIISEMGAMDFNTAMASAPGVVVSNSVNDSGNDIFMRGFSSNASFRNGLTQNPRVQSEIANIERVEVIKGPSGTLFGGTLANYGGVVNIVTKKPQENFGGIINYTTGSWGMNRITADVNTPLNKEKTALARFNVAAYSQDSFQDAGYNKGLFFSGSVLYKVSDKTTVTLDTEFHAPDKTLNAYVRNSEKLTLHSMKDLEVAYKRAFTSNDIGSKRTNFVTMAEVTHQFNDQWTSRTSYQRGEANENESIFLVLRYLNNNQVERMIRPFDSFKVTTDNIQQNFTGDFKIGNLRNRLVVGIDYFQQRTKYQFPYYEANGYSNVFMPYDKVNLDSSSAWDPISRNKFMNKERKSTESDITTFRTISGYISDVLNITDNFLVMASLRVDSYKNDDTVVNGVEISTKNGYPENKVTGYSQTQFSPKFGLVYEIVKDQISFFANYVNGFKNYAPSLNEVGVLTKWDPEQGNQIETGFKVDLFHKKLLTTVSYYNINVKNRLVADPGGIGSIQDGNIKSQGLEIGIIANPFKGWNIVAGYGYNDNKYDDRSKDSGKRIAWTPKHVANLWTSYKIMEGAYEGLGFGAGFNFVDKTYINIINHFLAPSYTTVGATIFYDKKKYRIGLKMNNALNETYWNFYGQPQKPREILANFAFKF from the coding sequence ATGAAAAAAACAATTATTTCTGCAGCTCTATTAGCCGTAACGATGCTGAGTGCCCAGGAAACGGATACCATTAAAGTGGCTGAAATCCAGTCCGTATCACTACAGGGAACTCATAATTACAGAACCAAAAAATCCGAATCTATCGCACGACTTCCTCTGGAAAATCTGGAAAATCCTACTGTTTACAATCTTGTTCCTAAAGAAATCATCAGTGAAATGGGAGCAATGGACTTCAATACAGCCATGGCCTCTGCTCCCGGAGTAGTAGTAAGCAATAGTGTGAACGACAGCGGGAATGATATTTTCATGAGAGGATTCAGTTCAAATGCCAGTTTCAGAAACGGACTGACCCAAAACCCAAGGGTACAGTCTGAAATTGCTAATATTGAAAGAGTAGAAGTAATTAAAGGACCATCCGGAACTTTATTCGGAGGAACCTTAGCCAACTATGGTGGAGTGGTGAATATTGTCACTAAAAAACCCCAGGAAAACTTCGGGGGAATTATCAATTATACCACCGGAAGCTGGGGAATGAACAGAATCACAGCAGATGTAAATACCCCTTTGAATAAGGAAAAAACAGCATTAGCAAGATTCAATGTGGCGGCATATTCACAGGATTCTTTTCAGGATGCCGGCTACAACAAAGGATTGTTCTTTTCAGGAAGTGTTTTATATAAAGTAAGCGACAAAACCACAGTAACGTTGGATACTGAGTTTCATGCACCGGATAAAACATTGAATGCGTATGTAAGAAACTCAGAAAAACTGACGCTGCACTCCATGAAAGACCTGGAAGTTGCTTATAAAAGAGCGTTTACAAGCAATGACATCGGTTCCAAAAGAACCAATTTTGTAACGATGGCTGAGGTTACGCATCAATTCAATGATCAATGGACTTCCAGAACATCTTACCAAAGAGGGGAAGCCAATGAGAATGAATCTATCTTTTTAGTCCTTCGATATTTGAATAACAATCAGGTAGAAAGAATGATCCGCCCTTTTGACAGCTTTAAAGTGACAACAGATAATATCCAGCAGAACTTTACAGGAGATTTTAAAATTGGAAACTTAAGAAACCGTTTGGTGGTGGGAATTGATTATTTCCAGCAAAGAACAAAATATCAGTTTCCTTATTATGAAGCCAACGGATACAGCAATGTGTTCATGCCTTATGACAAAGTGAATCTCGACAGCTCTTCAGCATGGGATCCTATTTCAAGAAATAAATTCATGAATAAGGAGAGAAAATCCACAGAATCTGATATTACAACATTCAGAACAATCAGCGGTTACATCTCTGATGTTTTGAATATCACAGATAATTTTCTGGTAATGGCAAGTTTGAGAGTAGACAGCTATAAAAATGATGATACGGTTGTAAACGGTGTAGAAATCTCTACGAAAAACGGATATCCTGAAAATAAAGTGACAGGGTACAGCCAGACCCAGTTTTCACCAAAATTTGGATTGGTCTATGAAATTGTAAAAGATCAGATTTCATTCTTTGCCAATTACGTAAACGGATTTAAAAATTATGCTCCTTCACTGAATGAAGTAGGTGTTTTAACAAAATGGGATCCTGAGCAGGGAAATCAGATTGAAACAGGTTTTAAAGTAGATCTTTTCCATAAAAAATTACTGACAACCGTAAGTTATTATAATATTAATGTTAAAAACAGATTGGTTGCAGATCCAGGCGGAATAGGAAGTATTCAGGATGGTAATATCAAAAGTCAGGGACTGGAAATAGGAATTATTGCCAACCCTTTCAAAGGATGGAATATCGTTGCCGGATATGGTTATAACGACAATAAATATGATGACCGTAGCAAAGACAGCGGAAAAAGAATTGCATGGACACCAAAACATGTAGCGAATCTATGGACGAGCTACAAAATTATGGAGGGTGCTTATGAAGGGCTTGGCTTTGGGGCTGGGTTTAATTTCGTGGATAAAACCTATATCAATATTATTAATCATTTTCTTGCGCCTTCTTATACCACTGTTGGTGCTACAATTTTCTATGACAAGAAAAAATACAGAATCGGTTTGAAAATGAATAATGCCCTGAATGAAACCTATTGGAACTTCTACGGACAACCACAAAAGCCAAGAGAAATTCTTGCCAATTTTGCCTTCAAATTTTAA
- a CDS encoding PepSY-associated TM helix domain-containing protein: MENKKTNPKKKQGKSLTKRIIGWLHLWLGLVSGIIVLTVTLSGTVFVFCDEIIDLCGGSAKYVQVPANTKKMTPEELLTQFHQQVPDRKAFYFDTYKDADRSFRVASATKPPKDKNADKAEKPKKKERGPRGVFAYHYLDPYTGKVMGSTKSYEFFYVVAHIHAQLLAGKFGKTVVGIASIIFFIQLIGGLILWWPKKWNKTTRTTAFKIKSGTKWRRKNYDFHNVFGFYSLLPAVFITITGLIMAYKVLTNLTQQTFGGAVDAHSIAEKYEPKFDPEKKALSYTDFVEKKFKEFPEAKQFRMSIPRNDSATVYHVGIAQFIGLKSLVNGKSIETNKYTGNEIDYPKEVQMHEIIEHMNFDLHVGYWGGMFGKIFTFVIGIICTSLPITGFLIWWGRRNKSPKKNKEIKNIHQHRKDSHHEQLV; the protein is encoded by the coding sequence ATGGAAAATAAAAAAACTAATCCTAAAAAAAAACAGGGAAAATCCCTTACCAAACGGATCATCGGCTGGCTGCATCTCTGGCTCGGGCTGGTTTCCGGAATCATTGTGCTTACGGTTACGCTTTCAGGAACCGTATTTGTCTTTTGTGACGAAATTATTGATCTGTGCGGAGGAAGCGCCAAATATGTTCAGGTTCCGGCGAATACCAAGAAAATGACTCCTGAAGAATTACTGACCCAATTCCATCAGCAGGTTCCGGATAGAAAAGCATTCTATTTTGATACTTATAAAGATGCAGACAGAAGCTTCAGAGTAGCATCAGCCACTAAACCGCCTAAAGATAAAAATGCTGACAAAGCAGAAAAACCCAAAAAGAAAGAACGTGGTCCAAGAGGGGTATTTGCCTATCATTATCTTGACCCTTACACCGGAAAAGTAATGGGTTCCACAAAAAGCTATGAATTTTTCTATGTTGTAGCGCATATCCATGCCCAGCTGCTGGCAGGAAAGTTTGGAAAAACGGTGGTTGGAATTGCTTCTATCATATTTTTTATCCAGTTAATTGGCGGATTGATTCTCTGGTGGCCTAAAAAATGGAATAAAACCACAAGAACGACAGCTTTTAAAATCAAATCAGGAACAAAATGGCGCAGGAAAAACTACGATTTTCATAATGTCTTTGGGTTTTATTCATTGCTGCCGGCAGTGTTCATTACCATTACAGGACTGATTATGGCTTATAAGGTTTTAACGAATCTTACCCAGCAGACTTTCGGAGGTGCTGTTGATGCCCATAGTATTGCAGAAAAATATGAGCCTAAATTTGATCCTGAGAAAAAAGCATTGTCCTATACTGATTTTGTAGAGAAAAAATTTAAAGAGTTTCCTGAAGCAAAGCAATTCAGAATGAGTATTCCCAGAAATGATTCAGCAACAGTTTATCACGTGGGCATAGCTCAGTTTATTGGTTTAAAAAGCCTTGTCAATGGCAAAAGTATAGAAACGAATAAATATACCGGGAATGAGATAGATTATCCCAAAGAAGTTCAGATGCATGAAATCATTGAGCATATGAATTTTGACCTGCATGTAGGCTATTGGGGCGGAATGTTTGGTAAAATATTCACCTTCGTTATCGGGATTATCTGCACCAGCCTCCCGATTACCGGATTCCTGATCTGGTGGGGAAGAAGGAATAAATCCCCTAAAAAGAATAAAGAAATTAAAAATATTCATCAACACAGAAAAGATTCACACCATGAACAACTGGTTTAA
- a CDS encoding alpha/beta hydrolase, translating to MNNWFKIVYLPLFLLFTLGKAQEKLTIGEKQNLFSKVLNENREIWVHLPKTYNDNTISPAKYPVIYLLDGEINFEYYTGLTDFIARTPYADIPECIVVGIKNTERTRDLTPTKTQKKSPVNPNVILFADSGESENFLKFMQEELKPFISKNYRTQDYSVLVGHSFGGLFAINTFLTNPDYFNAYVANDPSLWWDNKVMIAKTKEYLEKNKKFPVKKSLYVSQADNEEQQKNWNSDMTQAIEEFKGIIEKNGSLNYKHSFFEGETHGTVSYPGNYEALKFIFKGFRSDIKQLAKNPTLLEEDYKKFSEKMGTDFIPSENYLNVVIKFMKSNGFKESETYFIHLKERYYPKK from the coding sequence ATGAACAACTGGTTTAAAATTGTATACCTCCCATTATTTCTACTGTTTACGTTGGGGAAAGCCCAGGAAAAACTGACCATTGGAGAGAAGCAAAATTTATTTTCAAAAGTTTTAAACGAAAACAGAGAAATCTGGGTTCACCTGCCTAAAACGTATAATGACAATACCATCAGCCCTGCAAAATATCCGGTGATCTATCTTTTAGACGGAGAAATCAATTTCGAATATTACACAGGATTAACAGATTTTATTGCCCGAACTCCTTATGCCGATATTCCGGAATGTATTGTGGTAGGCATTAAAAATACAGAACGAACAAGAGATCTTACACCCACTAAAACTCAGAAGAAAAGTCCTGTAAATCCCAATGTTATTCTTTTTGCAGACAGTGGAGAAAGTGAAAATTTCTTGAAATTTATGCAGGAAGAACTGAAACCATTCATCAGTAAAAATTACAGAACTCAGGATTATTCTGTGTTGGTTGGACATTCTTTCGGAGGATTATTTGCTATCAATACATTTCTTACAAATCCTGATTATTTCAATGCCTATGTTGCCAATGATCCTAGCTTATGGTGGGATAATAAAGTAATGATTGCAAAAACAAAAGAATATCTGGAAAAGAATAAGAAATTCCCGGTCAAAAAATCTTTGTATGTTTCTCAGGCTGATAATGAAGAACAGCAGAAAAACTGGAATTCCGATATGACCCAGGCCATTGAAGAGTTTAAAGGAATCATAGAAAAGAACGGATCTTTAAACTATAAACATAGTTTCTTCGAAGGTGAGACCCACGGAACTGTTTCCTATCCCGGAAATTATGAGGCTTTAAAATTCATATTTAAAGGATTCAGATCCGATATAAAGCAGCTTGCTAAAAATCCAACGTTGCTTGAAGAAGATTATAAAAAGTTTTCCGAAAAAATGGGAACAGATTTTATCCCTTCAGAAAACTATTTGAATGTAGTGATCAAGTTTATGAAGAGCAATGGCTTCAAAGAATCTGAAACCTATTTTATCCATCTGAAAGAGAGATATTATCCTAAGAAATAA
- a CDS encoding Crp/Fnr family transcriptional regulator — protein MVEKLLQSGIHWEKKEFRRNEFLKISGSTDTSIYYIEKGSVRIFMMDEKEERIIRFGYTGNIMVCLDSFLSEKPSDLYIQAIKKTIVKTASKKDFYGFVQSDDEHMKFWISILEDLVLQQLERETDLLINAPGERFERVLKRSPKLFQEVPNKYIANYLRMSPETLSRLKKS, from the coding sequence ATGGTTGAAAAATTACTTCAAAGCGGAATCCATTGGGAAAAGAAAGAATTCAGGCGAAATGAATTTCTTAAGATTTCGGGGAGTACAGATACCTCTATTTATTATATTGAAAAAGGAAGTGTCCGGATTTTTATGATGGATGAAAAGGAAGAAAGAATCATTCGTTTCGGATATACCGGAAATATTATGGTCTGCCTTGATTCGTTTTTATCAGAAAAACCCTCGGATCTTTATATTCAGGCGATTAAAAAAACAATCGTAAAAACAGCTTCAAAAAAGGATTTTTATGGGTTTGTACAATCAGATGATGAACATATGAAATTCTGGATCAGTATCCTCGAAGATCTGGTATTGCAGCAGCTGGAAAGAGAAACAGATTTACTGATCAACGCTCCGGGAGAACGATTTGAGAGGGTTTTAAAACGAAGCCCAAAGCTGTTTCAGGAAGTTCCCAATAAATATATTGCCAATTACCTGAGGATGTCCCCGGAAACTTTATCCCGACTTAAAAAATCTTGA
- a CDS encoding methylated-DNA--[protein]-cysteine S-methyltransferase, with amino-acid sequence MEIHQKNISTPLGEMIACAVDQGICLLEFTDRKNIDKQLKALAKVLKAEIVEKEHLHFTQLEKELEEYFEGKRSHFETPLLTTGTEFQEKVWQLLREIPMGEIRTYKQQSEILGNPKAIRAVGTANGINKIAILIPCHRVIGSNGELVGYAGGIWRKQKLLELEKAILF; translated from the coding sequence ATGGAAATACACCAAAAAAACATATCAACTCCACTGGGAGAAATGATTGCCTGTGCTGTAGATCAGGGAATATGTCTGCTTGAATTCACAGACCGGAAGAATATTGATAAACAACTGAAGGCTTTGGCAAAGGTTCTGAAAGCTGAGATTGTAGAGAAAGAACATCTGCATTTCACACAGCTGGAAAAAGAACTGGAAGAATATTTTGAAGGAAAAAGAAGCCATTTTGAAACACCTTTATTGACCACAGGAACTGAGTTTCAGGAAAAAGTATGGCAGTTGCTCCGTGAAATTCCCATGGGAGAAATAAGAACGTATAAGCAGCAATCAGAAATATTAGGAAATCCGAAGGCGATACGTGCCGTAGGAACAGCCAACGGAATCAATAAAATCGCCATTTTAATTCCCTGTCATCGTGTAATAGGTTCTAATGGTGAATTGGTAGGTTATGCCGGTGGTATTTGGAGAAAGCAAAAGCTGCTGGAACTTGAAAAAGCAATTTTATTTTAA
- a CDS encoding rhomboid family intramembrane serine protease encodes MKEKLLFIYKPFLLIAIGFTLIYTFLNWLLFMKIGIPLKEDITEFWLPFGLSFIPILIWLRPRIKLLKLKNENSSFVYQFLACMAIAIPTIIAQKYLATSTGELTKLNAISEMYKTEHTKYYTLKNYYIDKRHIAIQNTVSVTGRNNERFNMLIYVAMPILEKASDTINLTHQYWLGKLYSEQISNSLSDEEKNEKYKLFAEQSQKEFENTDFHEFTYLETIGNTEDHDEYNKALKKAEQNLSQDNIIFEARTEPFETRNGNKFSWVLGSFAIGAIIYFVLLLFPKFNENKLESFKEKGVTKIDSELKEMLDMFIPKEGFFITPILIDLNLLIYILMVFSGLGLVSFKSDDLLNWGANFKPLTTDNQWWRLLTNTFLHGGLMHIFANMFGLLFVGIFLEPLLGRGKYLLIYLIAGILASLTSILWYDATVSVGASGAIFGLYGFFLACMLLKVFPVDFNKAFFISTIVFVGFNLLMGFTGGIDNAAHIGGLVTGFIIGMIMSGPLKKEIKFTAEYYSKDHKPQ; translated from the coding sequence ATGAAAGAAAAATTACTATTTATTTACAAACCATTTTTATTAATTGCAATAGGTTTTACTTTAATATATACCTTTCTGAATTGGTTACTTTTTATGAAGATAGGTATCCCATTGAAAGAAGACATTACTGAGTTTTGGCTACCTTTTGGATTATCTTTTATTCCAATTTTGATTTGGCTTCGACCAAGGATAAAATTGTTGAAACTTAAAAACGAGAACTCTTCTTTTGTTTACCAATTCTTAGCTTGTATGGCTATTGCTATTCCGACAATTATTGCCCAAAAATATTTAGCAACTTCTACCGGGGAGCTAACAAAGCTTAATGCTATTTCGGAAATGTACAAAACAGAACATACAAAATATTATACCCTCAAAAATTATTATATAGATAAACGACATATTGCCATACAGAATACTGTATCTGTTACAGGCAGAAATAATGAGCGTTTTAATATGCTTATTTATGTAGCAATGCCAATCTTGGAAAAGGCGTCCGATACAATTAATCTTACTCATCAATATTGGCTTGGTAAGCTATATTCGGAGCAAATCAGTAACAGTCTTTCAGATGAAGAAAAGAATGAAAAATATAAACTGTTTGCTGAACAGTCACAGAAAGAATTTGAAAATACAGATTTTCATGAATTTACTTATTTAGAAACCATTGGAAATACAGAAGATCATGATGAATATAATAAAGCTCTTAAAAAAGCAGAGCAAAATTTATCTCAAGATAATATAATTTTTGAAGCAAGAACAGAACCATTTGAAACACGAAATGGAAATAAGTTTTCCTGGGTATTAGGTTCCTTTGCAATAGGAGCTATTATCTATTTTGTCTTATTGTTGTTTCCTAAGTTTAATGAAAATAAATTAGAAAGTTTTAAGGAAAAAGGTGTTACGAAAATAGATTCAGAATTAAAGGAAATGCTGGATATGTTTATTCCAAAAGAAGGATTTTTTATAACTCCTATTTTAATTGATTTAAATCTACTAATTTACATCTTAATGGTATTTTCAGGACTGGGATTAGTTTCTTTTAAAAGTGATGATTTGTTGAATTGGGGAGCTAATTTTAAACCATTGACTACAGATAATCAATGGTGGCGATTGTTGACAAATACATTTCTACATGGAGGATTAATGCACATTTTCGCAAATATGTTTGGGTTATTATTTGTTGGGATTTTCCTTGAACCATTATTAGGCAGAGGGAAGTATTTATTGATATATTTAATAGCAGGCATTTTGGCTAGTCTTACAAGTATTTTGTGGTATGATGCAACGGTAAGTGTAGGGGCCTCTGGGGCAATTTTTGGTTTATATGGTTTTTTTCTTGCTTGTATGCTTTTAAAAGTTTTCCCTGTGGATTTTAATAAAGCTTTTTTTATCAGTACAATTGTTTTTGTTGGTTTTAACTTGCTTATGGGGTTCACAGGAGGTATTGATAATGCTGCTCACATAGGTGGATTAGTCACTGGATTTATTATAGGAATGATTATGTCAGGACCATTAAAAAAAGAAATAAAGTTTACTGCAGAATATTATAGTAAAGATCATAAACCCCAATAA
- a CDS encoding DinB family protein, whose translation MKISTSALLDELKGRTSQHIQYAQMLMQKTEEELNFRISADSWSPLECLEHLNRYGDFYIPEITNRIAASKTSSKTIFKPGILGNYFAKSMLPKEKLNKMKTLKKMNPLHSQLNKNVVNEFIVQQQQFLELLEKAHNVDLQKTKTSISISKLIKLKLGDTFRFVIYHNARHMRQIQKIVSS comes from the coding sequence ATGAAAATTTCAACATCAGCATTATTGGATGAATTAAAAGGAAGAACCAGCCAGCATATTCAATATGCGCAAATGCTTATGCAAAAAACGGAAGAAGAGCTGAACTTCAGAATTTCGGCAGACAGCTGGAGTCCATTGGAATGTCTGGAACATCTCAACCGATACGGAGACTTTTATATTCCTGAAATTACCAACAGAATAGCTGCATCCAAAACTTCTTCGAAAACTATTTTCAAACCAGGAATTCTAGGGAATTATTTTGCGAAAAGTATGCTTCCCAAAGAGAAACTGAATAAGATGAAAACCCTTAAGAAAATGAATCCTCTACACAGCCAGTTGAATAAAAATGTTGTGAATGAATTTATTGTCCAGCAACAGCAGTTCCTTGAATTATTAGAAAAAGCCCATAACGTTGATCTGCAAAAAACCAAAACAAGCATCAGTATTTCAAAGCTGATCAAACTGAAACTGGGGGATACTTTCCGTTTTGTTATCTATCATAATGCGAGGCATATGAGGCAGATTCAGAAAATAGTCAGTTCATAA